One window from the genome of Phalacrocorax aristotelis chromosome 20, bGulAri2.1, whole genome shotgun sequence encodes:
- the AIRIM gene encoding AFG2-interacting ribosome maturation factor has protein sequence MAMAALAAALREWAAAAARRDAAWRAALPAWAALLGSLAGLAAQMRAARRLAWGGAALAAFGDLRPRLWRKQRGAAEALLEQLGERRAELRAVRDAVGAGAAAVLRLYEERAAELGLAAALRRGPRCPSLADALEALQEVERYYRHLYLESKLLLHVSCDSLADMEALPQSWESILERYKEDVVQDALLKISLFVDNQRELCCSPGS, from the exons ATGGCCATGGCGGCGCTGGCGGCGGCGCTGCGAGagtgggcggcggcggcggcgcggcgggacgCGGCCTGGCGGGCGGCGCTGCCCGCGTGGGCGGCGCTGCTGGGGTCGCTGGCCGGGCTGGCGGCGCAGatgcgggcggcgcggcggctgGCGTGGGGCGGTGCGGCGCTGGCGGCCTTCGGCGACCTGCGGCCGCGGCTGTGGCGGAAGCAGCGCGGCGCGGCCGAGgcgctgctggagcagctcGGCGAGCGGCg GGCGGAGCTGCGGGCCGTGCGGGACGCCGTGGGGGCCGGCGCGGCCGCCGTGCTGCGGCTGTACGAGGAGCGGGCGGCGGAGctggggctggcggcggcgctGCGGCGCGGGCCGCGCTGCCCGTCGCTGGCGGACGCGCTGGAGGCGCTGCAGGAGGTGGAACGCTACTACCGGCACCT GTACCTGGAGAGCAAGCTTCTCCTCCACGTCAGCTGCGACAGCCTGGCGGACATGGAAGCCCTCCCGCAGTCTTGGGAGAGCATCTTGGAGCGCTACAAGGAGGACGTCGTTCAAG ATGCACTTCTTAAGATCTCTCTGTTTGTGGACAACCAGCGAGAGCTGTGCTGCTCACCAGGCTCCTGA